In Mus musculus strain C57BL/6J chromosome 1, GRCm38.p6 C57BL/6J, a single genomic region encodes these proteins:
- the Cfap65 gene encoding cilia- and flagella-associated protein 65 isoform X8: MLIQKNQCHITRTRENCDCTMNTVNEDLCLSASTLGSSSVTTQLVDPLDRKICLIRRQNDVKKRVIWGIEVAEKLHWKGWELGKETTRTLVLKNLSLKTQKMKYRPPKTKFFFTIIPQPIFLSPGITLTLPIVFRPLEAKEYTDQLWFEKEEGVFCVTLKATLPCYKLDCPSSLQLPMCALGDTVETWFCLNNVGDLPTFFTWEVPAPFQILPTTGLLEPGLGCKIKVTFEPLIAVIHEVEALCWYGKGNKQKNSINIQAAAKCAQLLVSIKHKGLEDQDQEGFQKVVHFGYVSVGSVAERQIRLYNPSAVNAPFKIEMAEHVLTKDPSFSCSTSQGIVPPGEKKCLSLFFHPKTLDSRAIDYFSIIPSGCATKTLLQVVGFCRGPDAVLQHSCVNFHWVKLGERREQTLWIENQSDCQAHFQFDIDCQESVFSIRPAFGTLAGKTRMTLHCAYQPTHPIISFRRVACLIHHQDPLFLDLIGTCHSDSIKPAILTPQHLTWYRTHLARGLTLYPPDILAAMLKEKKLERDEDGALILPIESLPMQELEDLPDQKYPNIPPMTEYFFDGTRDLAIFPPAVCLEPIDVDFGACPGPEAPNPVPLCLRNYTKGKITVVWTGRSDCPFWVTPVTSDVPPLKSIALRLYFQPSSPNCLYAVELEAFAVYKVLQCYSNIEEDCTVVPSWCLKVRARGHSYSPALEHHIPHYSLDSPQTFPAVSPGKPSYRSLFLVNKGSMLMTFSLAPNSSSDITLRPSSGLIGPGAHQVFLISTYPKGTSWRQHIFYLNFNFYPQYLKEVSMQSREEPLDLKLDTHKSIYFKPTWVGCSSTSNFTFHNPSRLPLQFEWRVSQEHQKVLAVQPSKGTIHPNENLTLTWIFSPLEEIKYLFRVGIWVWEARQSQKTKPQATVHYRIRLVGMGVTGCLSAKPVELDFGNVLVNSQEVKPLVLLNDGNCTLYYRLVLEQHRPKGLHSDPCALEFDHSEGTMPPHSQDTIYLTARPKVRSQYSWTISYCLLSQRAPPTNSMDGKKKALCHVSLAAAYPLLSVLDICSMGSTEGITRKHLWHLFSLDTLNSYLARDPTAKELTYKVPTRHRLES; the protein is encoded by the exons ATGCTCATCCAGAAAAACCAATGCCACATCACGAGGACCAGGGAGAACTGTGACTGTACAATGAACACTGTGAATGAAGATTTGTGCCTGAGTGCCAGCACACTGGGAAGTAGCAGTGTCACCACCCAG CTTGTAGATCCCCTGGACAGGAAAATATGCCTCATAAGGAGGCAAAATGATGTGAAAAAGAGGGTGATCTGGGGCATCGAGGTCGCCGAGAAGCTGCACTGGAAAGGCTGGGAGCTGGGAAAGGAGACCACAAGAACCCTGGTTCTGAAAAACCTCTCCCTGAAAACCCAGAAGATGAAGTACAG GcctcccaagaccaagttcttctTCACTATCATTCCACAGCCCATCTTCCTGAGCCCAGGCATAACGCTCACACTTCCCATTGTCTTCCGACCTCTAGAAGCG AAGGAATACACAGACCAGTTGTGGTTTGAAAAAGAAGAGGGGGTGTTCTGTGTGACCCTGAAGGCCACCTTGCCTTGCTACAAGCTAGACTGCCCATCATCTCTGCAACTGCCCATGTGTGCCCTTGGGGACACAGTGGAGACTTGGTTCTGTCTGAACAATGTGGG GGACCTGCCCACCTTCTTCACCTGGGAAGTCCCAGCCCCATTTCAGATACTACCCACTACGGGGTTACTGGAGCCAGGCCTGGGTTGTAAGATCAAAGTGACCTTTGAGCCCCTCATAGCTGTCATCCATGAAGTTGAGGCATTGTGCTGGTACGGAAagggaaacaaacagaagaacAGCATTAACATACAGGCTGCAG CTAAATGTGCACAGCTGCTGGTGAGCATAAAGCACAAGGGGCTAGAGGACCAGGATCAGGAAGGCTTCCAGAAGGTGGTACACTTCGGCTATGTCTCCGTGGGCTCCGTCGCAGAGCGGCAAATCAGGCTGTATAACCCATCTGCG GTTAACGCCCCCTTCAAGATAGAAATGGCCGAACACGTGCTGACCAAAGACCCGAGCTTCTCATGTTCCACAAGCCAAGGCATTGTGCCCCCGGGGGAGAAGAAATGCCTGTCACTGTTCTTTCACCCCAAGACTTTGGACAGCAGAGCCATCGACTACTTCTCCATCATACCTTCTGGCTGTGCCACCAAAACTTTGCTCCAGGTTGTTGGTTTCTGTAGAG GTCCCGATGCAGTGCTGCAGCACTCCTGTGTCAACTTCCACTGGGTCAAGCTCGGGGAACGCCGGGAACAGACTCTGTGGATTGAGAACCAGTCAGACTGCCAGGCTCACTTCCAGTTTGATATTGACTGCCAGGAGAGTGTCTTCAGCATCAGGCCTGCCTTTGGAACCCTGGCAGGCAAGACTCGTATGACCCTGCACTGTGCCTACCAGCCCACTCACCCTATCATCAGTTTCCGGAGGGTGGCTTGTCTCATCCATCACCAG GACCCACTGTTTCTGGACCTGATTGGGACCTGCCATTCAGACAGCATCAAGCCAGCCATCCTGACACCTCAGCACCTCACTTGGTACCGAACACACCTGGCTCGGGGCCTGACCCTCTACCCTCCTGACATTCTGGCTGCCATGCTAAAGGAGAAAAAGCTGGAACGGGACGAGGATGGGGCCCTCATATTGCCCATTGAG TCTCTCCCTATGCAGGAACTGGAGGACCTGCCAGACCAAAAGTACCCCAATATCCCTCCCATGACGGAGTACTTTTTTGACGGCACCAGGGACCTGGCCATCTTTCCCCCAGCTGTCTGTCTAGAGCCCATTGATGTGGACTTTGGTGCCTGTCCTGGGCCTGAAGCCCCCAACCCTGTTCCTTTATGCCTGAGGAACTATACCAAAGGCAAGATCACCGTGGTCTGGACTGGCAGATCTGACTGCCCTTTCTGGGTGACCCCAGTCACTAGTGACGTGCCCCCACTCAAGTCCATAGCCCTGCGCCTGTACTTCCAGCCGTCCTCTCCCAACTGCCTCTATGCTGTGGAGCTAGAAGCCTTCGCCGTTTATAAG GTCCTTCAGTGCTACAGCAATATTGAAGAGGACTGCACAGTGGTCCCGTCATGGTGTCTGAAGGTTCGGGCTCGAGGTCACAGCTATTCCCCTGCCTTAGAACACCACATCCCACACTATTCCCTGGATTCACCCCAG aCGTTCCCAGCAGTGTCTCCTGGAAAACCCTCCTACAGAAGCCTGTTTTTGGTCAACAAAGGCTCCATGCTCATGACCTTCAGCCTGGCCCCCAATAGCAGCTCGGACATCACCCTGaggccctcctctggcctcatcGGTCCTGGAGCCCACCAGGTCTTCCTTATAAGCACATACCCCAAGGGCACCTCATGGAGGCAGCACATTTTCTACCTGAACTTCAACTTTTATCCCCAGTACCTCAAG GAAGTGAGCATGCAGAGCAGAGAGGAGCCCCTGGATCTGAAGCTGGACACCCACAAAAGCATCTACTTCAAGCCTACCTGGGTGGGCTGTTCCTCCACCAGCAACTTCACCTTTCACAACCCCTCACGGCTGCCCCTGCAGTTTGAGTGGAGAGTCTCACAAGAGCACCAAAAGGTGCTGGCCGTCCAGCCGTCCAAGGGTACCATCCACCCTAACGAGAACCTC ACACTAACGTGGATCTTCAGCCCTCTGGAGGAGATCAAGTACCTGTTCCGAGTGGGGATCTGGGTCTGGGAAGCCAGACAGTCACAAAAGACCAAACCCCAAGCCACTGTGCACTACAGGATTCGGCTGGTGGGCATGGGTGTTACTGGATGCCTCTCT GCAAAGCCAGTGGAGCTGGACTTCGGGAACGTACTGGTGAACAGCCAGGAAGTCAAGCCTTTGGTGCTCTTGAATGACGGCAACTGCACCCTCTATTACCGCCTGGTCCTGGAGCAgcacaggcccaagggcctccaCAGTGACCCCTGTG CTCTAGAATTCGACCACTCGGAAGGGACCATGCCGCCTCATTCCCAGGATACCATCTACCTGACTGCCCGTCCAAAAGTCCGTTCCCAATATTCCTGGACCATTAGCTACTGTCTCCTGTCCCAGAGAG CCCCTCCCACCAACAGCATGGATGGCAAAAAGAAAGCCCTGTGCCACGTGTCCCTGGCAGCTGCATATCCTTTACTCTCCGTCCTGGATATCTGCTCCATGGGTAGCACCGAGGGCATCACTCGCAAGCACCTGTGGCACCTCTTCTCCCTGGACACCCTCAATAGTTACTTGGCACGTGACCCAACTGCCAAGGAGCTCACCTACAAGGTGCCCACTCGGCACAG GTTAGAGTCCTGA